GCTGCCCCGTTTCTGGGAGCCGCTCTGCTGGCGACCGGCACTGTGCAGGTTCCATTCTGGCCTGAAACAACAACGCAACCTGGCGGGCTTCTGCCGGACTTTCTCAGCCGCATGGGGGCCACCGTTGATTTTCCGGAAGCAGCAGGCATCAGATATTGCCGCGTTGTCTCACATGGCGACATACACGGTTTGGGCGATTTCGATCTTGAAGCGGCAGGGGAGTTGGCACCCTCTCTTGCAGCTCTGCTGACTTTTGCAGATTCCAAAACCACGATGCTTGGCATTGCACATCTAAGAGGACATGAAACCAATCGTCTCGCCGCCATGGTCGCTGAAATTCGAAGAGTTGGTGGCGATGCGGAAGAGGTCGAAGACGGCATCATCATTCGTCCGGTCGAGCCACAACGTCTCCACAACGCGGTCATTCGAAGCTACCACGATCATCGCATGGCGACATTTGGCGCTATGCTTGGGCTTCGCATCAGTGGAACACAGGTCGAAAACATTGAAACCACGCGCAAAACACTGCCTGATTTCGTTGGAATGTGGGAGAACATGCTCTCTTGCGATTCAGCCGACACGATATCCGACTCAGTGCACTATCGTAGCTAGTGCATGCAGCGTAAACCGTATATATCGTCCCAACCTCTGGAGATAAAGCGAATATGTCACAGACCTCACCAAACAGCGCATCCATTGACGATGAATACTTTAGGCCTCATTATCATCACGAATCCTTCGTGAACGAACTCTCAAAGAATGCGCACTACGATGATTTGACTCTTGCTCTTTCCATGGCAGACGCGGCAGACAGGGTAAGCTCCACCCGTTTCGGCGCGCTGGATCTTCATGTCGAAGACAAGCCGGACCACACGCCGGTCACCGATGCTGACCGTGAAACAGAACGAACATTGCGCAGCATCATCGCCGAGCATAGACCAGGAGACAGCGTCTATGGCGAGGAACTTGGCAAGGCTGAATCAACGGGCCGTCGCTGGATCCTCGATCCCATCGATGGGACGAAGAATTTCGTTCGTGGCGTCCCTGTCTGGGCAACGCTGATCGGGCTTGAAGTCAACCATGAGCTGATCGTCGGGGTCGTGTCGTCGCCATTCTTGCATAACCGCTGGTTTGCGGTTCGGGGTGGGGGTGCCTATATGGGAATGGATGTCGACCATGCTTCGAGGATTCACGTTTCGGATGTAAGCCAGCTGCAACATGCGTCAATGTCCTTGTCGTCTCTCTCTGGATGGAAGGAACGCGGCGACAGGGACAAACTGATCGACCTTACCGACAAGCTCTGGAGACTGCGCGGATTTGGCGATTTCTGGCAATACATGCTCGTAGCCCAGGGAGCTATCGATATTGCGGCAGAGCCAGAACTCGACCTGTACGACATGGCGGCTCTCGTCCCCATCGTCACGGAAGCTGGCGGTCAGTTCACCGATCTCGAAGGCAATCCCGGTCCTTGGGGGGGCTGCGGCTTGGCAACGAACGGTCGTCTGCATGCAAAGGTTCTCGACTATCTGCGGTAGTGTTTCGAAAGTTATGGCAGCCGCGTCTGCAATATGGAAATAATCGAATCTGCTATGTCGTGCTGTGCCGGGTTCAGCCCGCTTTTTGGTGTGACAGCATAAAAATTGCGTATGAACGGTGCACCGAGCCTACGCACGGCAACACCTGCCGGGACTGAGTTCTGCGACATCACCGTGCATCCTATGCCAGCGGACAGCACCGCTCTGATTTTCTCGTTGCTGTCGAGCTCCACGATGTTCCGCGGCGATATTCCTGCTGACTGAAGGAACAGGTCGGTGAAGTATCTGACTCCCGATCCCGGCTCTCGCACCAGCCAGATATCGCTCTTTTCGGAATCGCTACTGTCCAGCGTTTCCATGCCAAGCGACGCGCGCCTCTGCTGTTGCAGTGATTCAGTGGTGTTGAGGACATTCTTGGCGTTCACGTCTCCATGCTCTGTCTGGGAAACGCTGGAGATGTCACCGGCCAGCACCAGCTGATCCTCGCAGAGCACGTTCAGATTCACCAGATCGGTGGTTACCGGCTTTTCGATGATGCCCATATGAGCGCTTTTGTTCAGTATGGCATTGATGATGTGATCGGAATTCATGGTGCGTATGGAAAAACTTGTCGTATCCAGCCGGGATTTCAGCCCGAGCATGAGTCGTGGCAGCAGTGTGCTTGATGCGGTGTGCGACATCAGGAGAGTGAATGGAGTCTTCTGAGCGTTCTTTTCTGTCATGCGGTATACGGTCGCATTCCACATCTGAATCAGATGCGTCGCATCATCATACAGAGAGCGGCCAGCTTCGGTAGCTTGCAGTTCGCCTTTGGTGCGGCGAATGAACAGCGCCTTGCCGAACACAGCCTCCAATCCAGCGATGCGCTTGGAAACGGTGGATTGCGAGACTTGCAATTCATCTGCTGCTGCAGTAAATTCACGCGTCTCGAACACGGCAATCAGCGTATTTAACACGGTGAAACTCAGATCGTTCGCCTGAATCATAGGGGGCCTTTCCTGCAATCGAATTTGGACTGCAATCGAATCTAACCAGCAATCGAGCTGGCCTGCAATCAAGCCAGACTGCAATCACATCATGATATTCAAATATCGAATATATTATATCTTTATTAGTAATTTGAAGAATATCAACATGTGATGCACAGTATCACTATGTCCAGTTCAACACATGCCATTCAATCCGCAGGCCCAACAAGCCATCAACCCCTCTCAACGCTTGTCGAGGAAATTCGCAAGGAATCACGCATCATTGCATATCATCGCAGCATTCCGTTGCCACAGGGCGGGCTCACCCTTGCGGTGCTTGCACTGGGCAATCTACTTGCCGTGATGATTCCCGGGCAGAGTATAGCCATCCACATCATCTTTGGGATTCTGCCGCTTCCGCTCTTCATGGCGATTCTTGTAAAATTCCTCGTGCATCCTGCTGTGATTCTGACGAAAGACATGTCGAATCCGGTCGTTGCACCCGTTTCCGCGACTATCCTCATGTCGCTCATGCAGTATGCTTCGTACATTGCTCCGATTGGAGGCATCTTCAAGACGCTTGCTGTGGCGCTGTGGTATTTTGCGGTCAGCTGCAATATCGTGCTCATGGTTCATGTTGCAAGCCGATTCGTGATCAAGAACCGTAGCCTCGCGAAGGTCTTTCCAACCTGGTTCGTAGGTTTTGTCGGCATCGTCGTGGCATCGGCGACATCGCAGCCCGTTGGACAACAAGCCTTTGGTCTGATCATTTTCTGGTGCGGTTTTGTGCTGTATGCGTTCACCTTCGTTGCGGTGACAGCCCGTATGCTCACCATTCCCTTGGCACCGGCCACTCGCCCCACCATAGCCATCTATGCGGCCCCTATGAGCCTCTCGATTGCCGGATACACGGCGGCTGAAGCGCATCCAAACGCTCTGTTCGTGCTCATCATGGTTATCGCTGCGCAACTGCTTTTCGCCTTTGTGCTGACACAGATGCCCGGCCTGTTGCGCCTGCCATTCGCGCCATCATATGCCGCGATGACATTCCCCTTCGTCATAACCGCGACCGCCTTGCTGAAGGCGTTGGTACTCTTCCAAAGTGCCGGATGGAAGGTTCCTGCATGGCTGTTCACCGCGCAGAAGCTGGAAACTCTGCTTGCAGCAGTCATAGTGTGCTACGTCTTCGTTCTGTTCCTCAAATTCGGCATCAAGCAATGGCGCAAGACGAGCGATTCGCTGCTTGCATGAAGCAGTTGTTATGTAGCGCTTATGGTGTAGCTGATTTGGACTGGGTTATGGCGTTGTACCCTACGCTAAGAAGGCAACAGAGTGTGAAGACAATCGACTCTTACGCCTTGCTCTGCACTCGAGCCAGCTCAAGAGGGTTTAGGATATCCTCAAGTATTTCCGGTCTGATGCTACCTTCGCGTTCGGCGGCTTCATGGACGGTGATGTTCTCTGCCATGGCACTTTTGGCAATTTCCACCGCGCGCTCGTAGCCAATGTGTCCGATAAGCGATGTTGCCAACGATGCGCAGCGCTGTGCCTTCTCCTTGGCTGCTTTTGAGTTGACGGTGATGCCTTCGACGCAGTTCTCGCGCAAAGTGTCCATCGCCTTGCTCAAGATGCTGATTGACTCAAGAATGGCATGCAGAATAACCGGTTCAAAGGCGTTCAGTTGCAACTGCCCTGCCTCGGCAGCGAAGGAAACCGTGGAGTCCATGCCCATCACCATGAACACACTCTGGTTGACGCACTCTGGAATGACTGGATTTACCTTTCCCGGCATAATCGAGGAACCTGCCTGACGCGCAGGGATGTTGATTTCAGCGAGGCCTGCACGTGGACCGCTACATAGCAAACGTAAATCGTTGGCAATTTTGCCAAGGTGCGTGGCGTTGCGTTTCAACAACGATGAGGTCATGACAAAATCGGACACATCGGAGGTTGCCGCTATCGGCTCAGGCGCAGCCGTCACCGGTAATCCGGTGAGTTTGGCCAGATGATCTATTGCATAGCCGCGGAAGCGCGCATCCGAGCATATGCCTGTTCCTATGGCCG
This Bifidobacterium sp. WK041_4_12 DNA region includes the following protein-coding sequences:
- a CDS encoding LysR family transcriptional regulator gives rise to the protein MIQANDLSFTVLNTLIAVFETREFTAAADELQVSQSTVSKRIAGLEAVFGKALFIRRTKGELQATEAGRSLYDDATHLIQMWNATVYRMTEKNAQKTPFTLLMSHTASSTLLPRLMLGLKSRLDTTSFSIRTMNSDHIINAILNKSAHMGIIEKPVTTDLVNLNVLCEDQLVLAGDISSVSQTEHGDVNAKNVLNTTESLQQQRRASLGMETLDSSDSEKSDIWLVREPGSGVRYFTDLFLQSAGISPRNIVELDSNEKIRAVLSAGIGCTVMSQNSVPAGVAVRRLGAPFIRNFYAVTPKSGLNPAQHDIADSIISILQTRLP
- a CDS encoding TDT family transporter — its product is MSSSTHAIQSAGPTSHQPLSTLVEEIRKESRIIAYHRSIPLPQGGLTLAVLALGNLLAVMIPGQSIAIHIIFGILPLPLFMAILVKFLVHPAVILTKDMSNPVVAPVSATILMSLMQYASYIAPIGGIFKTLAVALWYFAVSCNIVLMVHVASRFVIKNRSLAKVFPTWFVGFVGIVVASATSQPVGQQAFGLIIFWCGFVLYAFTFVAVTARMLTIPLAPATRPTIAIYAAPMSLSIAGYTAAEAHPNALFVLIMVIAAQLLFAFVLTQMPGLLRLPFAPSYAAMTFPFVITATALLKALVLFQSAGWKVPAWLFTAQKLETLLAAVIVCYVFVLFLKFGIKQWRKTSDSLLA
- a CDS encoding aspartate ammonia-lyase, with translation MHGIQQSDATRIEHDCIGALPVPAEAYWGIHTARALKNFPASCMPVSHHPELIHSFAIVKRACALANRDLGGISKEQWSAIDAACADVASGDFDDQFPIDVLQGGAGTSTNMNTNEVIANRALELSGRAKGDYTHIHPNDHVNKSQSTNDTYPAAARLAIIEALDTIIDSARRLSRSFRALAQRTMHDVTIGRTQLQDAVPMTFGQEFMAFANILESDITAFTDYRKPLSTMNLGGTAIGTGICSDARFRGYAIDHLAKLTGLPVTAAPEPIAATSDVSDFVMTSSLLKRNATHLGKIANDLRLLCSGPRAGLAEINIPARQAGSSIMPGKVNPVIPECVNQSVFMVMGMDSTVSFAAEAGQLQLNAFEPVILHAILESISILSKAMDTLRENCVEGITVNSKAAKEKAQRCASLATSLIGHIGYERAVEIAKSAMAENITVHEAAEREGSIRPEILEDILNPLELARVQSKA
- the hisN gene encoding histidinol-phosphatase, which codes for MSQTSPNSASIDDEYFRPHYHHESFVNELSKNAHYDDLTLALSMADAADRVSSTRFGALDLHVEDKPDHTPVTDADRETERTLRSIIAEHRPGDSVYGEELGKAESTGRRWILDPIDGTKNFVRGVPVWATLIGLEVNHELIVGVVSSPFLHNRWFAVRGGGAYMGMDVDHASRIHVSDVSQLQHASMSLSSLSGWKERGDRDKLIDLTDKLWRLRGFGDFWQYMLVAQGAIDIAAEPELDLYDMAALVPIVTEAGGQFTDLEGNPGPWGGCGLATNGRLHAKVLDYLR